One Mercurialis annua linkage group LG3, ddMerAnnu1.2, whole genome shotgun sequence DNA window includes the following coding sequences:
- the LOC126672135 gene encoding single-strand DNA endonuclease 1: MGVKSLWEILESCKIILPLHHLQNKRVCIDLSCWIVQLQNVNKSQRCAVQDKLYLRGLFHRLRALIALNCTLIFVADGSIPGIKLSTYRQRLNSGHEVTQDETNMQEPASSLPRNMGSEFSRMIKEAKTLGLSLGIPCLDGLEEAEAQCALLNSESLCDGCFTSDSDVFLFGARTVYRDICLGEGGYVVCYEMDDIERKLGFGRNSLITLALLLGCDYSQGVRGLGPESACQIVKSVGDHNVLQRIAIEGMSFAKKIRAPKKQTKLPSPDLNVEEFDKNLEKRNEFVQVINAYMKPKCHSADSDLVYRILAALPIQREKLQRLCAQFFGWSSEKTDEYILPKIAERDLRRFANLRLTSSELGVNLPMCEIPVKCPVSEIVKSRKVQGKECFEVRWERLDGLETSIVPADLVESACPERIAEFEQKRALGKKQNHRKPRTKKAESRSTVAEINLMLQNLMLDIESESNTALNDSVPSRSVISGDSISSKSVVSGDFVPSKSMISGERTSGIAVRLGSKSNLNNNAASSSCYVGASLPKNEVIDLLSPSPAPPCRMVSRCQPTNDQFIDVINLSDSETEMSPEHVKKGTELSSFLASIRYDIS; the protein is encoded by the exons ATGGGAGTGAAGAGCTTATGGGAAATCTTAGAGTCTTGCAAGATAATCCTTCCGCTTCACCATCTCCA aaACAAGAGAGTGTGTATAGATCTATCATGCTGGATAGTTCAACTCCAAAATGTAAACAAATCTCAAAGATGTGCAGTTCAGGATAAGCTCTATCTCAGGGGTCTCTTCCACCGCCTTAGAGCTCTCATTGCTTTGAATTGTACTCTTATCTTTGTTGCTG ATGGATCAATTCCTGGTATCAAACTATCCACTTACAGGCAGCGCTTGAATTCTGGACATGAG GTTACTCAGGATGAAACTAATATGCAAGAACCAGCAAGTTCACTTCCTAGAAATATGGGATCGGAATTCTCTCGTATGATTAAAGAAGCGAAAACCCTCGGTTTATCCCTTGGGATACCTTGCTTAGATGG CTTGGAAGAAGCAGAAGCGCAGTGTGCATTGTTGAACTCGGAATCATTATGT GATGGCTGTTTCACTTCAGATTCCGATGTTTTCCTATTTGGTGCAAGGACTGTGTATAGAGACATTTGCCTAG gggAAGGTGGTTATGTTGTGTGCTATGAAATGGATGATATAGAGAGGAAACTTGGATTTGGAAGAAACTCTCTA ATTACTCTGGCTCTTCTTCTTGGATGTGATTACTCTCAGGGAGTTCGTGGTCTCGGTCCA GAGTCAGCATGCCAGATTGTTAAATCAGTTGGGGACCATAATGTTCTTCAACGCATTGCAATAGAAGGAATGTCTTTTGCAAAGAAAATTAGAGCTCCAAAGAAACAGACGAAGTTACCGTCTCCTGATTTAAATGTTGAAG AGTTCgacaaaaatttagaaaaaaggaATGAATTTGTGCAAGTAATCAATGCATATATGAAGCCCAAGTGCCACTCAGCAGATTCAGATTTAGTCTACAG GATTCTTGCGGCACTGCCAATTCAGCGTGAGAAACTTCAACGACTATGTGCTCAGTTTTTTGGATGGTCATCAGAGAAAACTG ATGAGTATATCCTTCCAAAAATTGCTGAAAGAGATCTGCGAAGATTTGCCAATTTGCGTTTGACATCATCAGAATTAGGAGTGAATCTTCCTATGTGTGAG ATACCAGTGAAGTGCCCTGTATCTGAAATCGTCAAATCCAGAAAAGTGCAAGGAAAAGAATGTTTTGAGGTGCGCTGGGAAAGGCTAGATGGACTTGAAACCTCTATAGTTCCAGCAGATCTTGTAGAGAG TGCTTGTCCGGAAAGGATTGCTGAGTTTGAGCAGAAGAGAGCCTTGGGGAAGAAACAGAATCACCGGAAACCAAGAACAAAGAAAGCAGAAAGCAGATCTACAGTAGctgaaattaatttaatgcTTCAAAATTTGATGCTTGACATTGAATCCGAAAGTAATACTGCACTTAACGATTCTGTTCCTTCAAGATCAGTGATTTCAGGGGATTCCATTTCTTCGAAATCTGTGGTATCGGGGGATTTTGTTCCTTCAAAATCAATGATATCAGGGGAGAGAACAAGCGGAATTGCGGTTCGTTTAGGGTCGAAAAGCAATTTAAACAACAATGCTGCCTCATCTTCCTGTTATGTTGGTGCAAGTCTTCCTAAGAATGAGGTCATTGATCTTTTGAGCCCTTCTCCGGCTCCACCTTGCCGTATGGTTTCGAGATGTCAGCCAACCAATGATCAATTTATCGATGTGATAAATTTGAGTGACTCAGAAACTGAAATGTCACCTGAACATGTGAAGAAAGGAACAGAACTAAGTTCGTTTCTAGCTAGCATTAGATATGACATTTCTTGa
- the LOC126671826 gene encoding F-box/LRR-repeat protein At3g48880 isoform X1, whose translation MDLILMCFMMSHWDLCEADAMEEGGSMVRKWEDLDTDILVKIFQSFNIFELTSGIAHVCSSWRLACCDPLLWKTLDLSMLKSNFIKIPLEPYVYVDGRSDTTLTRVLKTSLNLSQGNITSLIFHFNLYVSDDQLTYTAERCPRLKRLVLPAWNRIKKTGICKAIRMWRNLESLTMPSIANPPYLIEEIANNCRNFTELKVMGPFEIFFASTLATYLPKLRVLSLRCSMLIKDALILILDSLQSLEVLNISHCLLIEVPTPPAPKRIIRELDQSILQKASRLREFLTCMDDSCTMCQRTKSDEGLMRWYKYEEGMWKRDEVSSLAL comes from the exons atggatttgattttGATGT GTTTCATGATGTCTCATTGGGATCTTTGTGAAGCTGATGCAATGGAGGAGGGTGGCTCCATGGTGAGGAAATGGGAAGATTTGGACACTGATATTTTGGTGAAGATATTCCAGTCGTTCAACATCTTTGAGCTGACTTCAGGCATTGCTCACGTTTGCAGTTCGTGGCGTTTGGCCTGTTGCGATCCCTTGCTCTGGAAAACACTTGATTTGTCTATGTTGAAGTCTAATTTCATTAAGATCCCTTTGGAGCCTTATGTGTATGTTGATGGCCGTTCTGATACGACATTGACCCGTGTGTTGAAGACTTCCTTGAATCTTAGCCAGGGAAACATAACTTCATTGATTTTTCACTTTAACCTGTATGTAAGCGACGACCAGTTGACTTATACTGCTGAAAG GTGTCCACGACTCAAAAGACTTGTTTTGCCAGCATGGAACCGGATAAAAAAGACTGGAATATGCAAGGCTATTCGAATGTGGAGAAATCTTGAATCCTTAACAATGCCCAGCATAGCGAATCCTCCTTATCTGATTGAGGAAATTGCCAACAATTGTAGAAACTTTACTGAACTCAAGGTCATGGGAccttttgagattttttttgcGTCCACTCTAGCTACGTATCTTCCAAAATTAAGGGTTTTGAGTCTTCGCTGTTCGATGTTGATAAAAGATGCTTTGATCCTAATTTTGGATAGTTTGCAAAGTCTTGAAGTGCTTAATATTTCACACTGCCTTTTGATTGAAGTCCCTACACCTCCTGCACCGAAACGGATAATCAGGGAGCTTGATCAATCTATCCTTCAAAAAGCTTCCCGATTACGCGAATTCTTAACTTGCATGGATGATTCGTGCACGATGTGCCAGAGAACGAAAAGCGACGAAGGACTGATGCGGTGGTACAAGTATGAGGAAGGGATGTGGAAGAGAGACGAGGTGAGCTCACTTGCTCTTTAA
- the LOC126671826 gene encoding F-box/LRR-repeat protein At3g48880 isoform X2, with protein sequence MMSHWDLCEADAMEEGGSMVRKWEDLDTDILVKIFQSFNIFELTSGIAHVCSSWRLACCDPLLWKTLDLSMLKSNFIKIPLEPYVYVDGRSDTTLTRVLKTSLNLSQGNITSLIFHFNLYVSDDQLTYTAERCPRLKRLVLPAWNRIKKTGICKAIRMWRNLESLTMPSIANPPYLIEEIANNCRNFTELKVMGPFEIFFASTLATYLPKLRVLSLRCSMLIKDALILILDSLQSLEVLNISHCLLIEVPTPPAPKRIIRELDQSILQKASRLREFLTCMDDSCTMCQRTKSDEGLMRWYKYEEGMWKRDEVSSLAL encoded by the exons ATGATGTCTCATTGGGATCTTTGTGAAGCTGATGCAATGGAGGAGGGTGGCTCCATGGTGAGGAAATGGGAAGATTTGGACACTGATATTTTGGTGAAGATATTCCAGTCGTTCAACATCTTTGAGCTGACTTCAGGCATTGCTCACGTTTGCAGTTCGTGGCGTTTGGCCTGTTGCGATCCCTTGCTCTGGAAAACACTTGATTTGTCTATGTTGAAGTCTAATTTCATTAAGATCCCTTTGGAGCCTTATGTGTATGTTGATGGCCGTTCTGATACGACATTGACCCGTGTGTTGAAGACTTCCTTGAATCTTAGCCAGGGAAACATAACTTCATTGATTTTTCACTTTAACCTGTATGTAAGCGACGACCAGTTGACTTATACTGCTGAAAG GTGTCCACGACTCAAAAGACTTGTTTTGCCAGCATGGAACCGGATAAAAAAGACTGGAATATGCAAGGCTATTCGAATGTGGAGAAATCTTGAATCCTTAACAATGCCCAGCATAGCGAATCCTCCTTATCTGATTGAGGAAATTGCCAACAATTGTAGAAACTTTACTGAACTCAAGGTCATGGGAccttttgagattttttttgcGTCCACTCTAGCTACGTATCTTCCAAAATTAAGGGTTTTGAGTCTTCGCTGTTCGATGTTGATAAAAGATGCTTTGATCCTAATTTTGGATAGTTTGCAAAGTCTTGAAGTGCTTAATATTTCACACTGCCTTTTGATTGAAGTCCCTACACCTCCTGCACCGAAACGGATAATCAGGGAGCTTGATCAATCTATCCTTCAAAAAGCTTCCCGATTACGCGAATTCTTAACTTGCATGGATGATTCGTGCACGATGTGCCAGAGAACGAAAAGCGACGAAGGACTGATGCGGTGGTACAAGTATGAGGAAGGGATGTGGAAGAGAGACGAGGTGAGCTCACTTGCTCTTTAA
- the LOC126671826 gene encoding F-box/LRR-repeat protein At3g48880 isoform X3, translating to MQWRRVAPCSWRLACCDPLLWKTLDLSMLKSNFIKIPLEPYVYVDGRSDTTLTRVLKTSLNLSQGNITSLIFHFNLYVSDDQLTYTAERCPRLKRLVLPAWNRIKKTGICKAIRMWRNLESLTMPSIANPPYLIEEIANNCRNFTELKVMGPFEIFFASTLATYLPKLRVLSLRCSMLIKDALILILDSLQSLEVLNISHCLLIEVPTPPAPKRIIRELDQSILQKASRLREFLTCMDDSCTMCQRTKSDEGLMRWYKYEEGMWKRDEVSSLAL from the exons ATGCAATGGAGGAGGGTGGCTCCATG TTCGTGGCGTTTGGCCTGTTGCGATCCCTTGCTCTGGAAAACACTTGATTTGTCTATGTTGAAGTCTAATTTCATTAAGATCCCTTTGGAGCCTTATGTGTATGTTGATGGCCGTTCTGATACGACATTGACCCGTGTGTTGAAGACTTCCTTGAATCTTAGCCAGGGAAACATAACTTCATTGATTTTTCACTTTAACCTGTATGTAAGCGACGACCAGTTGACTTATACTGCTGAAAG GTGTCCACGACTCAAAAGACTTGTTTTGCCAGCATGGAACCGGATAAAAAAGACTGGAATATGCAAGGCTATTCGAATGTGGAGAAATCTTGAATCCTTAACAATGCCCAGCATAGCGAATCCTCCTTATCTGATTGAGGAAATTGCCAACAATTGTAGAAACTTTACTGAACTCAAGGTCATGGGAccttttgagattttttttgcGTCCACTCTAGCTACGTATCTTCCAAAATTAAGGGTTTTGAGTCTTCGCTGTTCGATGTTGATAAAAGATGCTTTGATCCTAATTTTGGATAGTTTGCAAAGTCTTGAAGTGCTTAATATTTCACACTGCCTTTTGATTGAAGTCCCTACACCTCCTGCACCGAAACGGATAATCAGGGAGCTTGATCAATCTATCCTTCAAAAAGCTTCCCGATTACGCGAATTCTTAACTTGCATGGATGATTCGTGCACGATGTGCCAGAGAACGAAAAGCGACGAAGGACTGATGCGGTGGTACAAGTATGAGGAAGGGATGTGGAAGAGAGACGAGGTGAGCTCACTTGCTCTTTAA
- the LOC126671825 gene encoding membrane steroid-binding protein 1-like isoform X1, translated as MSLSLNLNPLPKLSKNFTISSPLKFRNLKTAAIRSVQEDDSDKSNKLSASSLKPLYLTVAGGLGISWLVVKGKQASNGLSLGFIKPNLEPNDLPTLFIRSPLFLWETLKEAITVYTGLSPATFFTVLALGLAVYYVISGMFGSSDSHHQRPRSFEEQQPLPPPVQLGEVTEEHLKQYDGSDPKKPLLMAIKGQIYDVSQSRMFYGPGGPYALFAGKDASKALAKMSFEDKDLTGDISDLGPFELEALQDWEYKFMSKYVKVGTIQKLVPVTDEAASVSEAAEAKDADVAKPAEAKDAGDAKPAEDADAAKPAEDVPLATPAVESHSDAEAKE; from the exons ATGTCTCTCTCACTCAACCTCAATCCCTTGCCTAAACTTTCAAAAAACTTCACCATTTCATCGCCACTCAAATTCAGAAACTTAAAAACTGCAGCAATAAGATCAGTTCAAGAAGACGACTCTGATAAAAGCAATAAGTTGTCGGCAAGCAGCCTTAAGCCTCTCTACCTGACCGTAGCCGGAGGTCTCGGCATTTCTTGGTTAGTAGTGAAGGGAAAGCAAGCATCTAATGGTTTGTCTCTTGGGTTTATTAAGCCCAATTTGGAGCCCAATGACTTGCCCACTTTGTTTATACGAAGCCCTCTATTT CTATGGGAAACGCTTAAAGAAGCCATCACAGTATACACGGGTCTGTCTCCGGCGACTTTCTTTACAGTTCTGGCTTTGGGTTTAGCCGTTTACTATGTGATTTCCGGGATGTTTGGATCATCGGATAGTCATCATCAAAGACCCAGAAGCTTTGAGGAACAGCAGCCACTTCCACCTCCAGTTCAGCTGGGTGAGGTCACTGAAGAACACCTCAAACAATATGATGGCTCTGATCCTAAAAAACCTTTGCTTATGGCTATCAAGGGTCAGATCTATGATGTCTCTCAAAGCAG GATGTTTTACGGACCAGGTGGACCGTACGCATTGTTTGCTGGAAAGGATGCCAGCAAGGCTCTTGCAAAGATGTCCTTTGAGGACAAAGATTTGACTGGCGACATCTCTGATCTTGGTCCGTTTGAGCTGGAGGCCTTGCAGGATTGGGAGTACAAGTTCATGAGCAAGTATGTCAAGGTCGGAACCATCCAGAAGCTGGTTCCAGTTACTGATGAAGCTGCTTCTGTTAGTGAAGCTGCCGAAGCTAAAGATGCTGATGTTGCTAAGCCTGCTGAAGCTAAAGACGCTGGTGATGCTAAGCCTGCTGAAGATGCTGATGCTGCTAAACCTGCCGAAGATGTTCCATTGGCTACTCCAGCAGTGGAATCACATTCTGATGCTGAAGCTAAGGAATAA
- the LOC126671825 gene encoding membrane steroid-binding protein 2-like isoform X2, with amino-acid sequence MALQLWETLKEAITVYTGLSPATFFTVLALGLAVYYVISGMFGSSDSHHQRPRSFEEQQPLPPPVQLGEVTEEHLKQYDGSDPKKPLLMAIKGQIYDVSQSRMFYGPGGPYALFAGKDASKALAKMSFEDKDLTGDISDLGPFELEALQDWEYKFMSKYVKVGTIQKLVPVTDEAASVSEAAEAKDADVAKPAEAKDAGDAKPAEDADAAKPAEDVPLATPAVESHSDAEAKE; translated from the exons ATGGCTTTGCAGCTATGGGAAACGCTTAAAGAAGCCATCACAGTATACACGGGTCTGTCTCCGGCGACTTTCTTTACAGTTCTGGCTTTGGGTTTAGCCGTTTACTATGTGATTTCCGGGATGTTTGGATCATCGGATAGTCATCATCAAAGACCCAGAAGCTTTGAGGAACAGCAGCCACTTCCACCTCCAGTTCAGCTGGGTGAGGTCACTGAAGAACACCTCAAACAATATGATGGCTCTGATCCTAAAAAACCTTTGCTTATGGCTATCAAGGGTCAGATCTATGATGTCTCTCAAAGCAG GATGTTTTACGGACCAGGTGGACCGTACGCATTGTTTGCTGGAAAGGATGCCAGCAAGGCTCTTGCAAAGATGTCCTTTGAGGACAAAGATTTGACTGGCGACATCTCTGATCTTGGTCCGTTTGAGCTGGAGGCCTTGCAGGATTGGGAGTACAAGTTCATGAGCAAGTATGTCAAGGTCGGAACCATCCAGAAGCTGGTTCCAGTTACTGATGAAGCTGCTTCTGTTAGTGAAGCTGCCGAAGCTAAAGATGCTGATGTTGCTAAGCCTGCTGAAGCTAAAGACGCTGGTGATGCTAAGCCTGCTGAAGATGCTGATGCTGCTAAACCTGCCGAAGATGTTCCATTGGCTACTCCAGCAGTGGAATCACATTCTGATGCTGAAGCTAAGGAATAA
- the LOC126673019 gene encoding uncharacterized protein LOC126673019: MTLKNSTRTEKFREDYIPITTVLTGSTRTDKCREDSDPSHHGLDKFNSYREVSGGSDLSHHGLDKFNSYRKVLGGPDPSHHGLDKFNSYREVLEGPDLNHHGLDKFNSYRKVTGGPDSSHHGLDKFNSYREVSGGPDPSHHCLSKFNLYRKILGGPDPNHHRLDKFN; the protein is encoded by the coding sequence ATGACCTTGAAAAATTCAACTCGTACAGAAAAATTCCGGGAGGACTATATCCCAATCACCACAGTTTTGACAGGTTCAACTCGTACAGACAAGTGCCGGGAGGATTCGGATCCTAGTCACCACGGTCTTGACAAGTTCAACTCGTACAGAGAAGTGTCGGGTGGATCGGATCTCAGTCACCACGGCCTTGACAAGTTCAACTCGTATAGAAAAGTGTTGGGTGGACCGGATCCCAGTCACCACGGTCTTGACAAATTCAACTCGTATAGAGAAGTGCTGGAAGGACCAGATCTCAATCACCACGGTCTAGACAAGTTCAACTCGTACAGAAAAGTGACAGGAGGACCAGATTCTAGCCACCATGGCCTCGACAAGTTCAACTCGTATAGAGAAGTGTCCGGTGGACCGGACCCTAGTCACCATTGCCTTAGCAAGTTCAACTTGTATAGAAAAATACTGGGTGGACCGGATCCCAATCACCATAGGCTTGACAAGTTCAATTAG
- the LOC126674978 gene encoding methyl-CpG-binding domain-containing protein 13, which translates to MKPADSDDDSLPEGWTVKVKVTTAGKKYKCYFPPSGEAKFYSKLQVVRFLNKNNPKSVEKETDIGFLNQTDPKSEKKEEDIEQSSAEKLADEKTEPEGLPPGWTKEIKVTKKGHKVRRDSFYTDPVSGYVFRSMKDALRYLQTGEIGRLAFKPKDKGNDNVELEDDKACTPAAAKKQKLAVNETTSAVISDQPSKVIKVTNVEHIPVSASTAESTLISEIASGAVKASSINSETAEGNSSSQLVGKRDHTESVIVTAVDVLPVEQQSENGGMKSEGTKTGLGKSKKKKDQSLPQRSSKRLAGLALDPTPELKTTNRACRAGVVQSSDVVACTDESSLHTELEKCASDTSKNAKNVASSPLNPTPELNTTNRARQAAGEQSNDLVACTGETSAHAKEEVNHPCDASKDMKRLVGLQLDPTTKLKATNRAQPKQSNDLIASTDDSSSLTKQEAKDASDSPKNSRRYESHKGKFPVGHMPAPNAVKTENKTDEKHESSTISSSRNITIREAHTDKKETSTNPDEKPGGSFDQSLGELWQDPCIAFAIKTLTGISFENQESAQASSGSNNSEVAGLATLADNTRKENFRNLSNIAIMEEHAREIDVRDKEKLGSTLNMSLTDAWADPCIEFAIKTLTGAIPLDCDMLIQDCLQRKTSSSSQSQSQESSGLTSRNAGEPDETRLFCQQFNISEQLILNQEALPQTSNVNLRYSGGTTVNKMTKETKKSRGR; encoded by the exons ATGAAACCTGCAGATTCCGACGATGACTCCTTACCCGAAGGATGGACTGTTAAAGTCAAAGTAACAACCGCCGGTAAAAAATACAAG TGTTACTTTCCTCCCTCAGGTGAAGCTAAATTCTACTCCAAGCTTCAGGTAGTTCGGTTTCTTAACAAAAACAATCCTAAATCCGTAGAGAAGGAAACGGACATTGGCTTTCTTAACCAAACCGATCCTAAATCAGAAAAGAAGGAAGAGGACATTGAGCAAAGTTCTGCGGAAAAG CTTGCAGATGAGAAGACTGAACCAGAAGGGTTACCTCCAGGATGGACCAAAGAAATTAAGGTGACAAAGAAAGGTCATAAAGTCAGAAGAGACTCG TTTTACACTGATCCTGTTAGTGGATATGTATTCCGCTCTATGAAGGACGCCCTTCGCTATCTTCAGACTGGAGAGATAGGAAGATTAGCTTTCAAGCCAAAAGACAAAGGCAATGACAACGTAGAGCTGGAAGATGATAAAGCCTGT ACACCAGCTGCAGCAAAGAAACAAAAGTTGGCAGTTAATGAAACAACAAGCGCAGTTATAAGTGACCAGCCCTCTAAGGTGATCAAAGTTACTAATGTTGAACATATACCTGTATCAGCCAGCACAGCAGAATCCACGCTCATTTCGGAGATTGCTTCAG GTGCAGTAAAGGCTTCATCTATCAACTCAGAAACGGCAGAGGGAAACAGTTCAAGCCAATTAGTAGGAAAGAGAGATCATACTGAAAGTGTAATAGTTACTGCAGTGGATGTTCTCCCAGTTGAGCAGCAATCAGAAAATGGAGGGATGAAGAGTGAAGGTACAAAGACTGGACTTGGCAAATCCAAGAAGAAAAAAGATCAAAGCCTCCCTCAACGCTCTTCAAAGCGGCTTGCTGGTCTTGCACTTGATCCTACTCCTGAACTGAAAACAACAAATCGAGCCTGTCGAGCTGGAGTTGTACAGTCCAGTGATGTAGTTGCATGTACAGATGAAAGTTCTTTACATACTGAGCTGGAAAAGTGTGCATCTGACACTtccaaaaatgcaaaaaacgtTGCTAGTTCTCCCCTCAATCCTACACCTGAACTAAATACAACAAACCGAGCCCGTCAAGCTGCAGGCGAACAGTCCAATGATTTAGTTGCATGTACAGGTGAGACTTCTGCACATGCTAAGGAGGAAGTAAATCATCCATGTGATGCTTCCAAAGATATGAAAAGGCTTGTAGGTCTTCAACTTGATCCTACAACTAAACTTAAAGCAACGAATCGAGCCCAACCTAAACAATCTAATGATTTGATTGCAAGTACAGATGACAGTTCTTCACTTACTAAGCAGGAAGCAAAGGATGCATCTGACTCTCCCAAAAACTCAAGGAGGTACGAATCGCATAAGGGCAAGTTTCCTGTAGGACATATGCCTGCTCCAAATGCAGTGAAAACAGAAAACAAGACTGATGAGAAGCATGAAAGTAGCACTATTTCATCTTCAAGGAATATTACTATTAGGGAAGCACATACAGACAAAAAAGAAACCAGCACTAATCCTGATGAGAAGCCTGGAGGATCCTTCGACCAGTCCCTTGGGGAGCTGTGGCAGGATCCCTGCATCGCATTTGCCATAAAAACTCTAACTGGAATATCCTTTGAAAACCAAGAGAGCGCTCAAGCATCATCAGGGTCGAACAATAGCGAAGTGGCTGGTTTGGCTACTTTGGCGGACAATACTAGAAAAGAGAATTTTCGGAATCTGAGTAACATAGCTATCATGGAGGAGCATGCCCGAGAAATTGATGTTAGAGACAAGGAGAAGCTAGGATCCACCCTAAATATGTCTCTCACAGATGCATGGGCAGACCCTTGCATTGAGTTTGCAATAAAAACTCTTACAGGTGCAATTCCATTGGACTGCGATATGCTCATCCAGGATTGTCTTCAACGGAAAACAAGCTCATCATCACAATCACAATCACAAGAAAGCAGCGGCTTGACCTCACGGAATGCTGGTGAGCCTGATGAAACAAGATTATTTTGTCAGCAATTTAACATTTCAGAGCAGCTTATACTTAACCAAGAGGCTCTGCCGCAAACTAGTAATGTGAATTTAAGATACTCAGGTGGAACCACGGTCAATAAAATGACGAAAGAAACAAAGAAAAGCAGAGGTAGGTAA
- the LOC126674983 gene encoding uncharacterized protein LOC126674983 — protein MQIEVKCSCGAEKCPEWAIVEVQGVVEVQPSFQDLVQNLVIGQLCRPSSQEVYTLTVGYHELTGSKVTLKKPLLVLKKVKGSNGGSANKVDLDVIGIIRHKILFKNRPRALITKLQPAVKERANGAASNSAAI, from the exons atgcAAATCGAAGTGAAGTGTAGTTGCGGGGCAGAGAAATGCCCCGAATGGGCAATTGTAGAAGTGCAAGGTGTAGTTGAAGTTCAGCCTTCGTTTCAAGATTTGGTTCAAAACCTCGTCATCGGACAACTTTGCCGCCCTTCTTCTCAG GAAGTTTACACTTTGACGGTTGGGTATCATGAATTGACTGGATCTAAGGTGACACTGAAGAAGCCCTTGTTAGTTTTAAAGAAAGTGAAGGGCAGTAATGGCGGTTCAGCGAATAAGGTGGACTTGGATGTCATCGGCATCATTCGTCATAAGATTTTGTTTAAGAACAGACCCAGGGCTTTAATTACCA AACTACAGCCGGCCGTGAAGGAAAGAGCCAATGGCGCTGCTTCAAATTCCGCTGCTATATAG